Proteins encoded within one genomic window of Paenarthrobacter sp. JL.01a:
- a CDS encoding metal-dependent transcriptional regulator, translating to MTDLIDTTEMYLRTILELEEENIVALRARIAERLRHSGPTVSQTIGRMERDGLVIVSNDRHLELTEAGRKRATEVMRKHRLAERLLADVIGLDWAYVHDEACRWEHVMSERVERRLYELLEHPTESPYGNPIPGLEALGGLTGQQFPRIDVNLLQAMDSYASDSRVVITRLAEPIQVEPELLTQLDEGGIRPGAPVSLERVGEYISVRVPGIEGALELPPEVAAHVFVSLN from the coding sequence ATGACGGATCTGATCGATACCACTGAGATGTATCTTCGGACCATTTTGGAGCTTGAAGAAGAAAACATTGTGGCGCTCAGGGCCCGTATTGCCGAACGCCTGCGGCACTCCGGCCCCACGGTCTCCCAGACCATCGGCCGCATGGAGCGCGACGGCCTGGTCATCGTCTCGAACGACCGCCACCTGGAACTGACCGAGGCCGGACGCAAGCGCGCCACCGAAGTCATGCGCAAACACCGCTTGGCCGAGCGTCTCCTGGCAGATGTCATCGGTCTCGACTGGGCCTACGTGCACGATGAAGCGTGCCGCTGGGAGCACGTGATGAGCGAACGCGTCGAACGCCGCCTCTACGAACTCCTTGAGCACCCCACCGAGTCTCCGTACGGCAATCCCATTCCCGGGCTCGAAGCCCTGGGCGGCCTGACCGGCCAGCAATTCCCAAGGATCGACGTCAACCTCCTCCAGGCCATGGACAGTTACGCTTCGGATTCGCGCGTGGTCATCACCCGGCTGGCCGAGCCTATCCAGGTTGAGCCGGAACTGCTGACCCAGTTGGACGAGGGCGGGATCCGGCCGGGAGCGCCGGTATCCCTCGAACGCGTGGGCGAGTACATCTCGGTACGCGTGCCCGGCATCGAGGGCGCACTGGAGCTTCCGCCGGAAGTTGCAGCGCACGTCTTCGTCTCCCTCAACTGA
- a CDS encoding M23 family metallopeptidase, giving the protein MTSQNVRGRRRASGPATELRPARVVTEIRPRDTERQVRRRKSPMRQVADFAAASGVGQKAGVALAATGLVLTVGLPATSPVMATSESGQTESALAVGGPVGSQPEVSAAASAKIDFSRAAVATAADPDGKLKQLLSAQSAGSIQRSSSLGTLGSPLDSLVTASPFGYRVSPLTGGTGDFHRGQDFVAQCGTAVHAAAAGKVTFAGWHEYGGGNRVVVDHGNGLETTYNHLSSFNVQVGQTVNRGDTVALSGTTGASTGCHLHFEVQVNGEVVDPMGWL; this is encoded by the coding sequence TTGACATCGCAGAACGTCAGGGGCCGCCGTCGTGCGTCCGGCCCCGCTACTGAGCTGCGGCCAGCCCGCGTCGTAACGGAGATCCGGCCCCGCGACACCGAACGTCAGGTGCGCCGCCGTAAGAGCCCGATGCGCCAGGTTGCCGACTTCGCCGCAGCAAGTGGCGTCGGGCAGAAGGCCGGAGTTGCGCTTGCCGCCACCGGCCTGGTCCTGACTGTCGGGCTGCCGGCTACCAGCCCCGTCATGGCCACCTCGGAATCGGGCCAGACCGAATCCGCCCTCGCCGTTGGCGGCCCCGTAGGAAGCCAGCCCGAGGTTTCCGCGGCAGCATCGGCCAAAATCGACTTCAGCCGTGCAGCTGTTGCCACCGCCGCCGACCCCGATGGAAAGCTGAAGCAACTGCTCAGCGCACAGTCCGCCGGCAGCATCCAGCGGTCCTCCTCCCTGGGAACCCTGGGCAGCCCCCTTGACTCCTTGGTCACGGCGTCGCCTTTCGGTTACCGCGTCAGCCCCCTGACCGGCGGAACCGGCGACTTCCACCGCGGCCAGGACTTCGTCGCCCAGTGCGGCACTGCCGTGCACGCGGCTGCGGCCGGCAAAGTGACCTTCGCCGGATGGCATGAGTACGGCGGAGGCAACCGCGTGGTCGTGGACCACGGAAACGGCCTTGAGACCACGTACAACCACCTGTCTTCGTTCAACGTCCAAGTGGGCCAGACGGTCAACCGCGGCGACACCGTTGCCCTCAGTGGCACCACAGGCGCCTCCACCGGCTGCCACCTCCACTTCGAGGTCCAGGTCAACGGCGAAGTCGTCGACCCCATGGGCTGGCTCTAA
- a CDS encoding C40 family peptidase, translating to MSSRTTPARHRAETVRSNPLNTLSKAVSSNAGTVGRQAAVLAAASGLVLTVGLPANAAGTDVTTSEVSSTQQLAATAVVTAEPTATVSFESPVVATKEAPKVVQRAAQVTERTADDATAVTAKSSETKDSAASAAASGLAAIAYTGIGSPYVWGGTTPAGWDCSGFTQWVYAQAGISIPRVNAWTAMKATSTPQPGDLVMQNGGAHVGIYVGNGMMISALNPGQGTLLHSVASTGTSSFFTLR from the coding sequence GTGTCATCACGCACTACCCCTGCGCGCCACCGCGCTGAAACGGTTCGTTCGAACCCGTTGAACACTCTTTCGAAGGCTGTTTCGTCAAACGCCGGTACCGTAGGCCGCCAGGCCGCCGTGCTGGCAGCAGCCTCAGGCCTCGTCCTCACCGTCGGACTGCCGGCCAACGCCGCCGGCACCGATGTCACCACCTCGGAAGTTTCCAGCACCCAGCAGCTGGCTGCCACCGCAGTTGTCACCGCAGAGCCCACAGCCACCGTTTCCTTCGAGAGCCCGGTCGTGGCCACCAAGGAAGCCCCCAAGGTCGTCCAGCGGGCAGCCCAGGTAACCGAGCGCACCGCAGATGACGCCACGGCAGTCACCGCCAAGTCCTCCGAAACCAAGGATTCCGCTGCAAGCGCGGCAGCATCCGGGCTCGCCGCCATCGCCTACACCGGAATCGGCTCCCCGTACGTGTGGGGCGGCACCACCCCCGCCGGTTGGGACTGCTCCGGCTTCACCCAGTGGGTCTACGCGCAGGCCGGCATCAGCATCCCCCGCGTGAACGCCTGGACGGCGATGAAGGCCACCAGCACGCCGCAGCCCGGTGACCTTGTCATGCAGAACGGCGGAGCCCATGTGGGTATCTACGTCGGCAACGGCATGATGATCAGCGCTTTGAACCCCGGACAGGGCACCCTGCTGCATTCCGTGGCTTCCACGGGCACGTCTTCTTTCTTCACCCTCCGCTAA
- a CDS encoding NlpC/P60 family protein, whose translation MTSANKVARHRAEAPKTSSLAVIAKAVSVNAGGVGRQAAVIAAASGLVLTSGIAANAAESNVDRESTATSALDVQSVAQATIAADSTVAISYERPVVTTVEAPAPVVEEAPAKVEAKTPKATTAPAANATLAVNAATPAPAAPAASSGLGAAIAAAAYAQLGVTQDCTMLVTNSLAAVGIHFHDWPAGYLSLGRTVSAAEAQPGDLAYYANGGLAGQAHIAVYVGNGMAVHGGWNGSTTALFSVNVGSGPVFIRVNG comes from the coding sequence ATGACCAGTGCAAACAAAGTTGCACGGCACCGCGCTGAGGCCCCCAAGACCAGCTCGCTTGCCGTGATCGCCAAGGCCGTCAGTGTCAACGCCGGTGGCGTCGGCCGCCAGGCAGCAGTCATCGCCGCAGCTTCAGGTTTGGTCCTGACCAGCGGTATCGCTGCCAACGCTGCTGAATCGAACGTGGACCGCGAGTCGACGGCGACCTCCGCCCTCGACGTCCAGTCGGTTGCCCAGGCCACGATCGCGGCGGACTCCACGGTCGCCATCTCCTACGAGCGTCCTGTTGTCACCACCGTGGAAGCTCCCGCTCCCGTAGTGGAAGAGGCTCCAGCCAAGGTTGAAGCAAAGACGCCCAAGGCCACCACGGCTCCGGCCGCCAACGCCACACTGGCCGTCAACGCCGCAACCCCGGCGCCTGCAGCTCCGGCAGCCTCCAGCGGACTCGGCGCAGCCATTGCTGCCGCCGCCTACGCTCAGCTCGGCGTCACGCAGGACTGCACCATGCTGGTCACCAACTCCCTTGCTGCTGTCGGCATCCACTTCCACGACTGGCCCGCCGGCTACCTCTCCCTCGGCCGCACCGTCAGCGCAGCCGAAGCACAGCCCGGCGACCTCGCCTACTACGCCAACGGCGGTCTTGCCGGACAGGCACACATCGCTGTTTACGTCGGCAACGGCATGGCAGTCCATGGTGGATGGAACGGATCCACCACGGCACTGTTCAGCGTCAACGTCGGCTCCGGACCGGTTTTCATCCGCGTCAACGGCTAG
- a CDS encoding HNH endonuclease — MRTLVLNAGYEPLAVITFRRALVLVLTGKASVVAEGDEPVVGPQEILGRPSVILLNRYIRPKYNRITAVSRRGVLRRDGHRCAYCGKTAHTIDHVHPKSRGGADSWENLVAACLKCNNAKSDHTLAEMGWKLRFKPGVPQGTMWQIKELEKPAPDWDPFLLPESAA; from the coding sequence ATGCGCACACTCGTTCTGAATGCTGGATATGAACCGCTGGCGGTTATTACCTTCCGCCGGGCGCTGGTCCTTGTGCTCACTGGGAAAGCTAGCGTAGTGGCCGAAGGCGACGAGCCTGTCGTCGGGCCACAGGAGATTCTCGGACGCCCCTCCGTAATCCTCCTGAACCGCTACATCCGTCCCAAGTACAACAGGATCACTGCCGTGAGCCGTCGCGGAGTTCTTCGCCGCGATGGCCATCGTTGCGCCTATTGCGGGAAAACAGCCCACACCATAGACCACGTCCACCCCAAATCCAGGGGCGGCGCGGATTCCTGGGAAAACCTGGTTGCGGCGTGCTTGAAATGCAATAACGCCAAGAGCGACCACACACTGGCCGAAATGGGATGGAAACTCCGTTTCAAACCCGGTGTGCCCCAGGGAACCATGTGGCAGATCAAAGAACTCGAGAAACCTGCGCCGGACTGGGACCCGTTCCTGTTGCCGGAATCCGCTGCCTGA
- a CDS encoding NTP transferase domain-containing protein produces the protein MEFNAVILAGGRATRLGGVPKPSLKYDGDTLLSHALKTARGAAAVVVVGPGVQNDSLPESVLIAREEPVFAGPAAAIAAGLAVLKTRPPSEWTLVLACDMPRASEGLGRLLEALQANPTVEGAMAVSVDGRKQPLLGVYSTAALEREVAVASAGSGLTDSPVFRLLARLNLLDVDVPAGSTDDVDTWEDAAALGIDYELEADVKSQEETLEDWCRTLLQAFELEGVEVDINEVLAVAGVAAHSVVRPAAPLTTFIAGYAAGMARGIGQASDDASMNAALDLARKIAKEYSESGTDAE, from the coding sequence ATGGAGTTCAACGCCGTGATTCTGGCGGGTGGCAGGGCCACCCGCCTCGGTGGCGTGCCCAAGCCATCGTTGAAGTACGACGGCGACACCCTCCTTTCGCATGCCCTCAAGACTGCCCGGGGTGCGGCAGCGGTGGTTGTGGTGGGACCCGGCGTTCAGAATGACTCACTGCCCGAATCGGTGCTGATCGCTCGTGAGGAGCCTGTTTTTGCCGGGCCTGCAGCTGCGATTGCGGCAGGACTGGCAGTCCTGAAAACGAGGCCGCCCTCTGAATGGACCCTGGTTCTGGCCTGCGATATGCCCAGAGCCTCCGAGGGACTGGGCCGGCTGTTGGAGGCGCTCCAGGCGAATCCCACGGTGGAGGGGGCTATGGCGGTATCCGTTGACGGCCGCAAGCAGCCTTTGTTGGGGGTCTACAGCACAGCTGCCTTGGAACGGGAAGTGGCTGTGGCGTCGGCAGGTTCGGGATTAACGGACTCTCCGGTGTTCAGGCTGCTTGCTAGGCTGAACCTGCTGGACGTTGACGTCCCGGCAGGGTCTACGGATGACGTGGATACGTGGGAAGACGCCGCGGCCCTGGGTATTGACTACGAGTTGGAGGCGGACGTGAAGAGCCAGGAAGAGACGCTCGAGGATTGGTGCCGCACATTGCTGCAGGCCTTTGAGCTGGAGGGTGTGGAAGTGGACATCAACGAGGTGCTCGCTGTGGCAGGAGTGGCCGCGCACTCCGTGGTCCGCCCGGCTGCCCCGCTCACTACCTTCATTGCCGGATATGCTGCCGGCATGGCCCGCGGCATCGGCCAGGCCAGCGATGATGCCTCCATGAATGCCGCCTTGGACCTGGCCCGGAAGATTGCCAAGGAGTACTCGGAATCCGGGACTGACGCCGAATGA
- a CDS encoding molybdopterin molybdotransferase MoeA has protein sequence MTEAPGEGHHAAHTWQEARQRAFDVATPIPAGPVPLKAALGRTLASDALAVQDMPHYASSAMDGWAVNGSGPWILSDPGQRLAPHQASPIVTGGLIPPGAKAVLRSESGVITTDDDGLPLLALGGAAKPGEPRNGQHIRKAAEEAAAGDVLLKAGTVVNPAHIALAALAGLDHLDVVGKPLVRFLLTGSEVVERGVPQPGQVRDTFGPQLGSVVELLGGIAGEQLRVGDSYEEWLAALQDTEPAPGDPDAEAEPPADVVITTGGTGRSGTDHFRRAVAELGGRLLIDGIAMRPGHPAVLAELPDGRFVVGLPGNPLAAMMALFTIGAPLLAALGHRQLGEVGEVPCGTTIDAEPGRTRLMPFKLVYGLASPAQHAGPGMMRGLAGADGVMVVPPHGVQLGEPVQAFPLPWGRALPVPKSPEDKPRKTAARPQRKPSSGPVDWSGLDA, from the coding sequence ATGACGGAGGCCCCCGGCGAGGGCCACCACGCGGCGCACACCTGGCAGGAAGCCCGGCAGCGTGCGTTCGACGTCGCCACGCCCATACCGGCCGGTCCGGTCCCGCTGAAGGCCGCCCTTGGCCGGACCCTTGCGTCGGATGCCCTGGCGGTCCAGGACATGCCGCACTACGCATCCTCCGCCATGGACGGCTGGGCGGTGAACGGAAGCGGTCCGTGGATACTCAGTGACCCCGGCCAGAGGCTGGCACCCCACCAGGCAAGCCCGATCGTCACCGGTGGCCTGATACCTCCAGGCGCCAAGGCGGTGCTGCGCAGCGAGAGCGGCGTCATCACCACGGACGACGACGGCCTGCCGCTTCTCGCGCTCGGCGGCGCCGCCAAGCCGGGGGAACCGCGCAACGGCCAACACATCCGCAAAGCCGCGGAAGAAGCCGCAGCTGGGGACGTCCTGCTCAAGGCCGGAACAGTCGTAAATCCCGCGCACATTGCCCTCGCGGCCCTGGCGGGCCTGGACCACCTAGACGTTGTAGGCAAACCCTTGGTCCGGTTCCTGTTGACGGGCTCGGAGGTAGTGGAACGCGGAGTGCCGCAGCCTGGCCAGGTACGCGACACCTTCGGGCCACAGCTTGGTTCCGTGGTGGAACTCCTCGGCGGTATCGCAGGGGAGCAGCTCAGGGTGGGCGACAGCTACGAGGAGTGGCTGGCTGCGCTCCAGGACACGGAGCCGGCACCGGGTGATCCGGACGCAGAAGCGGAGCCGCCTGCCGACGTCGTTATTACCACCGGCGGGACCGGCCGCTCCGGTACGGACCATTTCCGGCGGGCTGTGGCCGAACTCGGAGGCCGGCTGCTGATTGACGGCATCGCTATGCGGCCGGGGCATCCCGCCGTTTTGGCCGAGCTGCCGGACGGCCGCTTCGTGGTGGGGCTGCCGGGCAACCCGTTGGCGGCCATGATGGCCTTGTTCACCATCGGGGCACCTTTGCTTGCGGCGCTGGGGCACCGGCAGCTGGGCGAGGTGGGAGAGGTTCCCTGTGGCACCACCATCGACGCGGAGCCCGGACGGACGCGGCTAATGCCGTTCAAGCTGGTGTACGGCCTGGCATCGCCGGCCCAACACGCGGGGCCGGGCATGATGCGTGGGCTCGCCGGTGCGGACGGCGTGATGGTGGTTCCCCCGCATGGAGTCCAGCTGGGTGAACCTGTCCAGGCTTTCCCCTTGCCCTGGGGGAGGGCGTTGCCCGTGCCCAAATCCCCCGAGGACAAGCCCCGGAAAACGGCCGCGCGCCCGCAGCGGAAGCCGTCGTCGGGACCTGTGGACTGGAGCGGACTGGACGCCTGA
- a CDS encoding FdhF/YdeP family oxidoreductase, protein MNRHAPEQDINEDDLQIHPPKRAAAGVKAVTVALERGYAQAGVTRTVRSMLRVNQRDGFDCPGCAWPESITGRRSPAEFCENGAKAIAEESTTRTVGSQFWADHSIAELEGKTEYWLGSQGRISEPVVIRPGDTHYSPISWTEAFALVGDHINATTPDKCVFYTSGRTANETAFMYQLFARSLGTNNLPDCSNMCHESSGSALNPTIGIGKGTVSLEDIHHSQLVLVVGQNPGTNHPRMLSALRDCKNNGGKVVAVNPLPEAGLLNFKDPQSLNGVIGGGTTIADEFLQIKVGGDLALFQALGHLLLAEEKLNPGTVVDHSFIESQTEGFDAYRQARSVLDWEQTERATGLSRAGITKVASMMAASKATIICWALGLTQQPHSVDTLREIINLLLLQGNFGKRGAGACPVRGHSNVQGDRTMGIWEKPKESFLAALDKEFGFTMPRDHGYDSVETQHALEKGEVDVFVSMGGNFAAAGSDTAALEEGLKKAGLTVHISTKPNRAHVVHGKTSLILPTLGRTDMDDKHPKGKQFLSVEDSMSVIHKTQGRLEPVSEHLLSEPVIVARMAQATLGDDHGVDWRAMAEDYDVIRDHISRVIPGFEDFNTRIRTKNGFVLPNPPRDTRTFATDIGKGRFSVRPLEYLEAPDGHLILQTMRSHDQYNTTFYGLDDRYRGVSDGRRVILVHPEDLTELGFQDRELVDVVSTFSGSERRANKFRLIGYPTAKGCAAAYFPEANALVHRELVARESNTPGYKAMTVRFVRHEEVGS, encoded by the coding sequence ATGAACAGGCATGCTCCCGAACAGGACATCAATGAAGATGACCTGCAGATCCACCCGCCCAAACGAGCCGCGGCAGGAGTCAAAGCCGTCACAGTGGCCCTCGAACGCGGCTACGCCCAAGCCGGAGTAACCCGCACTGTCCGTTCCATGCTGAGGGTCAACCAGCGTGATGGTTTCGACTGCCCGGGCTGCGCGTGGCCGGAGTCCATCACCGGACGGCGGAGCCCTGCGGAGTTCTGCGAGAACGGTGCCAAGGCCATCGCCGAAGAAAGCACTACGCGCACTGTTGGCTCACAATTTTGGGCCGACCACTCCATCGCCGAACTTGAAGGCAAAACGGAGTACTGGCTGGGCAGCCAGGGCCGCATTTCGGAGCCGGTAGTGATCAGGCCCGGGGACACGCACTATTCACCCATCAGCTGGACGGAAGCTTTCGCGCTGGTCGGGGACCACATCAACGCCACCACCCCGGATAAGTGCGTGTTCTACACCTCGGGCCGGACAGCCAACGAGACCGCCTTCATGTACCAGCTGTTCGCGCGCAGCCTGGGCACCAACAACCTGCCGGACTGTTCCAACATGTGCCATGAGTCCTCGGGAAGTGCGCTGAACCCCACGATCGGAATCGGCAAGGGCACCGTTTCCCTTGAGGACATCCACCACTCCCAGCTGGTGCTGGTGGTGGGCCAGAACCCGGGAACCAACCACCCGCGCATGTTGTCCGCCCTTCGCGACTGCAAAAACAACGGCGGCAAGGTAGTGGCCGTCAATCCGCTCCCTGAAGCCGGACTGCTGAACTTCAAGGACCCCCAGTCCCTCAATGGCGTGATCGGTGGCGGGACCACCATCGCCGACGAGTTCCTGCAGATCAAGGTAGGGGGTGACTTGGCGCTGTTCCAGGCACTTGGCCACCTGCTCCTGGCGGAAGAGAAACTCAACCCGGGTACCGTCGTCGACCATTCATTCATCGAAAGCCAGACCGAAGGCTTTGACGCCTACCGGCAGGCGCGTTCTGTGCTGGACTGGGAACAAACGGAACGGGCAACGGGTCTGTCGCGGGCCGGGATCACGAAGGTGGCCTCGATGATGGCGGCCTCGAAGGCCACCATCATCTGTTGGGCGCTTGGACTGACCCAGCAGCCGCACTCGGTGGACACACTGCGCGAGATCATCAACCTGCTGTTGCTGCAGGGCAACTTCGGCAAGCGCGGCGCCGGCGCCTGTCCGGTCCGTGGCCACTCGAACGTCCAGGGCGACCGCACCATGGGCATCTGGGAGAAGCCGAAGGAATCCTTCCTTGCCGCATTGGATAAGGAATTCGGCTTCACGATGCCGCGGGACCACGGCTACGACTCAGTGGAAACCCAGCACGCCCTGGAAAAGGGTGAGGTGGATGTGTTCGTGTCCATGGGTGGAAATTTCGCAGCCGCAGGCTCGGACACCGCCGCGTTGGAGGAGGGCCTGAAAAAGGCGGGACTGACCGTTCACATCTCCACCAAGCCCAACCGCGCCCACGTTGTCCATGGCAAAACTTCGCTGATCCTGCCCACGCTCGGCCGCACGGACATGGATGACAAGCACCCCAAGGGCAAGCAGTTCCTTTCGGTGGAGGACTCCATGTCCGTCATCCACAAAACACAGGGCAGGCTGGAGCCGGTCTCCGAACACCTGCTCAGCGAACCGGTGATCGTTGCCCGCATGGCGCAGGCGACGCTGGGGGACGACCACGGCGTGGACTGGCGCGCCATGGCCGAGGATTACGATGTGATCCGGGATCACATCTCCCGCGTTATCCCCGGATTTGAGGACTTCAACACCCGGATCCGTACCAAGAACGGCTTTGTGCTGCCCAACCCGCCCCGGGATACGCGGACATTCGCAACGGACATCGGCAAGGGCCGCTTCTCCGTGCGGCCGCTCGAATACCTGGAAGCTCCCGACGGCCACCTGATCCTGCAGACGATGCGCAGCCATGACCAGTACAACACCACGTTCTACGGCTTGGATGACCGGTACCGGGGTGTCTCGGACGGGCGCCGCGTGATCCTGGTCCACCCGGAGGACCTGACGGAGCTCGGATTCCAGGACCGCGAACTGGTGGACGTTGTTTCCACGTTCTCCGGGTCGGAGCGGCGGGCCAACAAGTTCCGGCTGATCGGGTATCCAACGGCAAAGGGATGCGCCGCGGCGTACTTCCCCGAAGCCAATGCGTTGGTGCACCGTGAGCTGGTGGCCCGGGAATCCAACACCCCCGGCTATAAGGCAATGACTGTACGTTTCGTGAGGCATGAGGAGGTCGGTTCCTGA
- the fdhD gene encoding formate dehydrogenase accessory sulfurtransferase FdhD: MGRVTQRRKVHKFVLDGSPQALEHPVRFKEDVLAVEEPLEIRLGDMSFSVTMRTPGDDFDLVAGFLVSEGIIWEPSQLISERFCSGEDENGVQTFNVVDAQLRPDVVRPDTGRNVYTSSSCGICGTDSIEAVRKSSHHSPSEDDLTLPVAALAALPDRLREAQAVFDKTGGVHAAGLFRIHDDGSTELLCLREDVGRHNAVDKVVGWALRSGKLPLRGAVLQVSGRASFELVQKAAMAGIPVLAAVSAPSSLAAELAAESGITLVGFSRGASLNVYAGRERIVEQGA; encoded by the coding sequence ATGGGACGCGTGACACAGCGCCGGAAGGTGCACAAGTTTGTCCTGGATGGCTCGCCCCAGGCATTGGAGCACCCGGTCCGCTTCAAGGAAGACGTACTCGCGGTGGAGGAGCCCTTGGAAATCCGGCTTGGCGACATGTCGTTCTCGGTGACCATGAGGACCCCGGGGGACGACTTTGACCTGGTGGCGGGTTTCCTTGTCTCGGAGGGCATCATCTGGGAGCCTTCCCAGCTGATTTCAGAGCGTTTTTGCTCGGGGGAGGACGAGAACGGGGTACAGACTTTCAACGTCGTGGATGCCCAGCTCCGCCCCGATGTCGTCCGCCCTGACACGGGCAGGAATGTCTACACGTCCAGTTCGTGCGGCATCTGTGGCACGGATTCCATCGAGGCCGTCCGCAAGTCTTCACACCACAGCCCCAGCGAAGACGACCTCACCCTTCCCGTGGCTGCCCTCGCCGCGCTGCCTGACCGCCTCCGCGAGGCGCAGGCAGTCTTCGACAAGACCGGCGGTGTCCATGCTGCCGGACTTTTCAGAATCCACGATGACGGCAGCACCGAACTGCTCTGCCTCAGGGAAGACGTCGGCCGGCATAACGCGGTGGACAAGGTGGTGGGCTGGGCCTTGCGCTCCGGCAAGCTGCCACTGCGCGGTGCGGTACTCCAGGTTTCAGGGCGGGCATCTTTTGAGCTGGTGCAGAAAGCTGCCATGGCCGGTATCCCGGTGCTGGCTGCCGTCAGCGCGCCCTCCAGCCTGGCGGCGGAACTGGCTGCGGAATCCGGCATCACGCTGGTTGGCTTCAGCCGGGGCGCGAGCCTCAATGTGTACGCCGGCCGCGAAAGAATCGTGGAGCAGGGGGCATAG